ggttttagtaacgacatattatgtttatgttcgataacacagtattttatgtagcaaataaatgaccacgacaatggtacacagatgaagatacggccggagacagatgtctgcttattgtaatgttcaagtcaacaatgtgtctgattttaatgcgttaattgaacgaaatatggtaataaataaataatcacatgcaccctaattaaattgcactgcggtcggtactgacgatctgcggtgtctgatttttgccgagtctctacgagtttgctattgtacaggtaactgtcttctgattaaatatatcaatcaatgtacggtaacaagcgaatctatatgtctgtttatagcctttacattaatttcatgaacgtgcagtgacatcagcaaacgattaaaacttcaacgatgtcctttgtaaaaatcatctagacatgtcaatcacacctgtggcaacaaatctgagagtatgtgggcggagctatagtaggctgtgcctgattatggtgtgtcatcaggtaaactgtccaccccattcgatgcaggtatcccagcaatctattgtctaattaattcTCTGTAAAAAAGTCTTACAATAGGATTTATGAGAGTGTCGCCCAAAACATAAGggtataatttcaaaatatttagtttatatttacttaaattgtgttaactgtactgtgaatcgtgtatctcgtaccttgtatcatGTTTACTGAACATGATACATCatgtttactgaacagtgaatcttgtatctcgtaccttgtatcatgtttactgtactgtgaattgtgtatcttGTACTTTGTTtcgtgtttactgtattgtgaatcccgttccatgtatctggtatcccgtATTGTATCCAGTAATATTTATCATCAATTCTGTACCATTTATCGTGTATTTCATAGCGTGTATACCGTATCtggtaccttgtatcgtgtttactgaggcgtgaatcgtgtatctcgtaccttgtatcgtgatCGTGTTTATCATACCGTGTATCGTGTTTAATGAACCGtatatcgtgtatcccgtacaaCGTATTGTGTATCCCGTaacgtgtattgtgtatactgtaccgtgtatctcgtatcaagtatcgtgtataccgtacagtGTATCTTGTATCTAGTGACATGTTTCAGGCATACCGtaccgtgtatctcgtaccaagtATTGTGTATACCGTTCCGTGTTTCGTGTGTACTGTACCGTATAGAGTGTATCCCGTGCAAGTATCGTGAATCCTGTaccgtgtattgtgtatacctTACCGTGCATCATGTATACCGTACCGTTAtcttcgggttttttttttttttttttttgatgatttgacaTTGAAACGTTGCATATATCTTCATAAGAGCATTTTTTTCTATAGATGATCAAAATACACAGTTTTTTAAAGAATctcaaattttcgatttttggtcatttgacctttgtgaccttgaacgaaggtcaaggtcaatgaaaagcaATCAAGTTGGTAGCCCTCCTTACAAGCTATCACTGTGCCAACAATCAAATCTGTATGTATAAAGATATAGGAGCAGAGGGGAATTGAGTAcatttttgggacaaatttgaattttggcgggaaaacgaacatttttcaaagtgcgatttctacgtcatttttcGTCGTACGACCATGAAACTTGCACAGTTCGTCTTCGTTTATCATGTTCTTTGTAATGCATTCAAAAAATGaactcattttgaattttaaaattttgacctTCATTTGACCTCGTTCTAGGAACTTGatcttgacatattttctgctAACATGTTTCAGAGAAAAGTTAGCCTCTAATACGAACTACAATATGGGATGATTTTTAGAGGAAAAAACAACCGAAGAAAGAACCTGATCcgaaagaatttaaaaaaaaaaaaatttctcttgattatttgaccttgaatgtatgtcaaggtcaatgaaaagtaaTAAGTTGTGTAGCCATTCTTATATGCTATTGTTGTGCCAAAAATCAAGTCTGTAGGTGTATAGATGACGGAGAAGAAGCATTTTAAGTGCATTTTTGCcctatttttgaattttggcgggaacaactttgaatttttcaaagtgctatatctccgtcatttttcaTCCGATCACCAAAATTTTTTCACCTTCCGACTCGTTGGTCCATGCCCTTTCGTTTGACATGGTCGACGTAACTCGAttagaaaattttatttttgaccttcCTTCAACCCATagcgaggtcatgaccttgacattttttCTGATAACATGGCATGGAAAAAAGTTAGCCCCGACAACGATCTACATGACGCACTGAGCGTGCACGAAAAAGAACGATCGTGTATGAAGTTATGGTCGTTCAAacaaaaatctgtgttttgacctgtgaccttgaccttcgaacTTACGATCACCAAAATGTCAGACAAATCATCAGCTCGGTTGTTGGGTATCATGTAATGTAATACGAACGCTTTATTTGTTTGCGTTTTTGCTGGAAAGTGTTCACAGcaagtgttaagaataataagaataataagaagaaaaaacataacaataacaatagtgatttccatccgaaatggaaatccctaataatgatagtaagaaaacacacaacgtctttaagtcgtgtatttaaactacgaaatgtttaaataattgtacagtctatgtatgaaacccgctacaaaaagtcagacgaaataattataagctatagtattcaggataaaatttggttttcttcaaacaattacgaaacaaaaaacatacattatgtccccgcgaggacaagtaatgatcttatcaatgtttatcgtcttctcatccgtcacaggtcgtacacgtatatggatcaatttctcaaacagacatcttactagctatatacttcagatatatgtgatgactaaattatgcaattaaggactttgctagatcacgtaaaaataagtccgagatctttcactaataacgagccccttatgtggcctctccgaggtcatggcatctgaggtcatgcacaaagcgccatctataaacaggtcagctaaatcagtagtgattaaatgcataggcctatatacaagtattggattgcagatcatttaaaccacatcatttatcaacagcagcaattgagacgttaagggaatttcgtagactcactatacggtatccagatggtttttttatttagttatacccatgatcgtcacggagaaccgtatcacttcgaattcgagtcttacattagggataggacacatgcatgtaagtcacaaaatctaccaatcgtctcgactgctagcggtaaaaaaatcggtacacgtacaacgataagggtcgataatggtcaactgagagccacaccaccacaggtaaaaccgagggctgaatgtaatcgtggccctccggggctgcatcatcaggattcgcggcggacaaattgctttgatgtttcgcggagaaacgatcaccgcggattttgatgaacacattaccaccggggatcgcgatgacgccgtgttcatgatccctgatagggatttagggtgatCAGTCGCGGTGATTGAccccttgaatagaaaatcaaacgccGGCACATGGTGACTTTGTGTTCATTCCTACGGCCTGCACTGTAGTGAGGAGACCATATGAACTTGTGTCACCTGCTGTGATTTTGCGATTTAGCCCTGTTTaacagagttatgtccctttttgatacaaaatgtgtcataattttgtcagGCTATGCGTTCACCTAGTTTTTttatggattttcttgaaactttatacagagttgaaggatggcatgaagttgtgtctccagtaacggcttcttccgaaaaaaacctttttacagagttatgcccctttatctaaaaaatggttactagcttgtccggctatgcatttgctttgttttcaatggattttctgTAACTTTTTCACAGTTGAAGGAATGCATGCACTTGTGCCTCCAGTAAAtactttttctgaaaaaaaatgtttttacataGTTATGTacctttatttgaaaaatgattaTAATTTTGTCCAGTTATGCATTTCCTCAGTTTTCACAAAACTGGTGTATAGTTTAAAGACCATATTGTGTTGTGATTTTCCCTAAGTAGTCCTTTTAAATAAATTATGCCACTTTAGCCatttttaacagagttatgcccctttttcatgcaaaatgtcataattttgtccggctatgcattcacttaatttttgatggattttcttgaaactttatacagagttgaaggatggcatgaaATTGTGTCTCCACAACGGCTTCTTCCGAAAAACTCATTTTAGATGGTGTAACTGACACAGTGATTCACAGGGACGCACAGTGATTGAAATGTACCAACAGACTACATACATTTCAATTTCGGGATAtactacagtcaaacttcgatgtttcgaagttcaagggactaacagaaaaacttcgaaatagcgggacttcgaattattcatggttgacaatagatcgatgttttcttgataatgaccatatctgttaacgttacatgtcctcgatGTCTTCGTGTCGGTTATCAGGCTCACATCAAagagtttagttaatttatacctcaaacacaacacaataaaaaatacttttcattaattatgcCTAAGCatttcattaattaaacaaactgtATTGGTTACAAAATACTTCTATCAGATAAAGCAAATTAGAAGTAGGGCAATGCACATTTACGTTAGGCTTTcctgctaaagacacgtgtgtttatgttatgtgcatataaaatacggaatgcccattggttggagaatgcatgattgaatgacaaataatcaatttacttggatatttatgcacaagtttgaaacgtgacacttttaATATGAGTGAAGACATTGCTAATTCAGCTGTAATGggttgtgtttaaaattggtccgcttGTTTTACTGTTCCATGATTAAATttaccgaccgctgatttcaatggcggcggagatcaTCAGAGACGACTACGGGAATGTTTTATCAGAGTGATTAAATgccatggcttctaaatacaccttttatctatcaatttggtctgattattaattaaccccatgaccaggagtgacaacacacgctatcgttatccccATTGTTAGTCAGGGCATTTgtgggagaggtgtgaaatcttgccaCAGGGGTCATGACAAACACCTGttcagtggtcagtacaggtaactTTTTTGTTAGAATCATGAGATgttaattacatataatatcatagctaaagggccatgaaaaaagtttgatacatggAAAACTTTGAtttgtaaaaatttgaatcatgcataggttcgttagtagcgttgtatagtaaggaaattcgggaccaagcaaaaagttcgatacagcgagaaattccAATCAACGAAGTTTGAATCATCAAGGTTTTTACTGTAATTCAATTTTCTTATAATTGACACTTTAATGCCCGAAGGGCAAGCGAGATTATGCCGCGTCCGTCCTTCGTCCAAAAtccaagaggcctagagacctaatattggtcATGTGTCATGCTGGGAgaaagggctatcaagtttcctcaaatgaatgaccttgaccctcattcaaggtcacaggggacAAATATACTGAAATCTAACCAAGAGtcctagggacttgatattgggcatgctagggtgaagggctaccaagtttgttcaattgaatgacatCTTCTATTTCTTCTTCCTTTGTTGCAGAGGTTAGAGTAATACAGGGCTAGTGGACCTCTTGCTTTATCATGTAAAATGTCAACACAGTTCATATCTAACTGACATGTCTTTCAGTAAAATTCAAGAAAGGAGAAAGGAAATATTAAACTTGTAACTGGTGAAGATTGATGATATAGATATCAATATCCCTTTGGGATGTTTTTGTATGTGAGTGTATTTATAATTCAGATGTATGACACTTCACAATGATATACTTGTATATTTGTCTTTTCAGGGGAAATAAGTGATGTTAAAGACAGACTAGACACAATAAAAAAAGACATGGAGAGACATAAAGGTAAGATATTGCTTGATTTGCATTGtagattcaaaattgtgcaCAAGTCTTATAACTTGAAAACTTGAGACCGTATATATAGGTTAAGCCAAAAGCATTTCTGCAATGAAGGACTATAagatttattgacatgaataaacctagcctactctgatatttttaatcaagtgGTAATCAGGttagtatctgcagaaatgtTAGATTAGAAAATTAGATATAATGTgaaaaaatttaatgaaatattacgAATGAGTCTTTCTTAAGAGAACTAATGTAtgatttatgtacatgtatgtctaccTGCCATTTAAGAATGTCCTTTCCTTTCGATCATTCCATCAGTTACtagtttgtttcattttcaattgACCGATCGTTCGTTCAGCCATTATTATTAGTTCTTGGCAGCTAATTAAAACAACATGACATTTATTGAGAGTGATCCTTTGATTTTTCAGAAAGGGATCCTAAGATGGTCTCCATGATAGGTGAGTTTGCTGAACAAGGCTGAGTGTGATTATTTTCTTGGAAAGATTGTTATCCATGGAAACCACCAGTATAAAGGATTGAAACAACATTTAGAAAACATCTCATTGATGGAAACTTCTATCAAAGATCATGGCCTTTATGTTACCTGATCTTCAGTTTTGGTTAATAAGCCTTCCAGTAACTGGATTTAACATTATAAGGCTCAAAGTGGCACCTATTTTAGTATCCATGGCGCCTTGAATTCACCATTGGcaaccagttattgacctataaggcacctgcatggccactaaaaaaatgtaaatgttaagGTTGCTAGGTCAAAAGTTTAAGGCCAAGGTCAATTTCTTATTTTTAGTTCACCTTGTCTAAAGGCATGGCTATACATCTGCTGTCTGTCATTTTTCCTAAAAATTGCTACTAGTTTTAATATGAACATTTGAGTTTTgttcaatgaaattttgtctGAATCCAATGTAAAGAGTGAATCTGTAGAGTGTTCTAATGCTGAATGTTGcataatacaaaatcaaaaagtTCAGATAGGCATCTGTCCAGGTTGCTTTCAAGGTATGAAGGTAAAAGGTCAAGATCTCTGTTACTATAGATAGAATATTAGTTTATCCATTATGTTTTTGAGTTCTGTATACCAcatggtcaaggtcaccattactatttttagaaaaccCTTGCCAACACTCTAGTGGGTTCATACCTTGAGAGACGTTGATTAAACTTCACACCATGATGAAGGACCACAATATCTCAGATAGGTTTGAGTTAGGGTTTTTCTGTCAAGGTCTAGGTAAAGTCACTGGTACTATTCTTCTATTGAGGGCAAGTAGGGTGCATGTATTGCTTTATCAATACCAGTATGCTTGCTATAAATGCCTTTTATTTAAGACACCAGTTGTTTCCAGAACCATTCGAATGGAAACATTATGGGGCTTCTGATTgatcaaatttgaatttttgtcCAATTAAGCTGAGGAAAAGCTAGTACATTGTCACTATTTTCCAAAACAATAGATGTTGTGGTAATCAGGTCACTATTAACAAAGGTTTTGTGTGACGTCAATTTATTAAACTTAGTCAGGTTAGGTTATTTATGAATACCTATTACTCAAGACAATGGAAACAATGGAAGCTTCTGATTGGTCTGAATTGAGATATTGTCTCAttaagctgaaaattggtatatAAGTTTTTTGAGGGATATCAAATGCAGCACTGCTGTTTTCCCAAACAATACCTGGTAGATGTCACTTGGTTGCCATGGTTGCAAATGAAATGTAAAAGGTTTTTGGGTTGACATTGGTTTACAGTTCTAGCTTAGGCTTGTTATCCTCTGACTTTTAACCAGTGCTTTACTGAAGAAATTACCTACTTGGGATAGCTTTataggtcaaaaggtcaaaagAGTTCATGCACATTCTCTTGAGTCATTACACTCAAGTTAAGTTCAGGTTTAGAAGCACATACATTGTGGGGACCTTTTCTGTGCCCtagattttaaacttttaatgtTAAGAATATAAGTGGTCCTCACAGGGTATTCATGAATTTCCCCAAatgggggactataggttttgcctgcgtctgtccgtccgtccggttaatgttttggttaaagttttataatggcacaccattcacttaatagtggtataaggatgctgattctttgcatagaggttcttttggtgtgtggcattacttttgtacagttaaaaaggaaaaaagtttgggttttttttttgaaatttttgccatattatgaacttaactGTTATTGCTGTATtgaggttaaagttttatagtgtcacaccattcacttaataatggtataaggatgctgattctttgcatagaggttctttgggtgtgtggcattacttttgtacagttgaaaatgaaaaaaaaaaaatcttttttttttattgtttttttctccaTAATATGGGCttaactgttttctctgtattgaATGCTTCACTGATGTGAGATtcttttggaataaaatcagtgtactactatgctgtgctatacagaattatgtttatatttcaatccaagTCTGttattatacatttcaatttaaattcactttagatcCTTTTattctgtacagtagacatacaaaAAGAATACCTGAATAGCTTTTATgggcaggaaacattgtttattcaccccaatagagttgaatttacacattgtttggaatgaacttattttcataaaatgaccATGTTTCAGTTAACGTTGTGGCTataaatttttttaatcaaacttgAATTGGCTAAAGGTTTAACTTGGGGGCACCGGTAGGGAACATGTGttggtttagcaatactcacagaatgcttgtttaCCATGGCCAGCTGTCTTGGGTACTCCTAAATACTAGTGATGATTCATCTTAGAGTTAATTATTACATATTTCCTTGcagaaacaacaaaaaacatgaTAAATAATGAAAGAAAAAGTTACCAGTTTATTGCCACCAAAAGTTTCTGTGATGCCCGGGAAAAACTTCTGAAGAACAGGATTGTTATAATCCAGGGAAATACGGGAGATGGGAAATCATCTATTGCAATTGAACTCCTTCGTTCACTTTGCAGTGAGGAGGAGCAACAGAAGAACCTTTGCAGACAACCACTGGAATTATATGACATAAAGGACTTAGATTCAGTGGCACCAAAGTCACAATTAGTTGTTTATTTAGATGATATTTTTGGTAAGAATGCTGTGTGTTGTGCAGATGTGGAAGAATGGGAGAAAAGACAAAAAGCTGTTCTATCCAAATTTTGTGAAAGTGAGCACTCTGAGAGCAATTTTCTTGTCATTACCATTCGCAGTGGAATTTTAAACTCTTTAGATAGTTCTTGTTTGGAAAATATATTCACAGAGCAAAACATTATTGACCTAAATGAGTACAAagatgaaaaagaaaaactgGAATTATTAAGGTTATATGAACCAAAAGATGAATTTGTTAAATGGACAGATGATGAAGAGAAAGAGATAATTAGATCAGCCCCAGACATTGGGTTTCCCCAGTGTTGTAGATTGTTCAGGGACACACCCGCTTTGCAAGAAGAGAGATTAAACTTCTTTAGAAGACcttttcattttatgaaatcaGCTTTAGCTAAATTAAAAGATGGGAAATTTTATGGGTTGCTCTATCTGTTTCTCAATGGAGGCAAATTGATGGAAAATGATTTAGACCCTTCcagtgaaaatattaataacaaATTGCTAGAAGCAGCATTTGCTGTTGATGTAGTCAGAGTAATTCCAACTTCAGAACTCATGTACAACAAGGGGAGAAAACCTGAATTTGTGAAGGAATCATTGGAAAGTCTGCTGGGTTCACTGGTGAAAAAAGAGTTCACCGAAATAGAAGGAGGATTTGATCCTTATTACAAATTCAATCATGATTCAATTGAGGAAACAGTGGCACTTTTGTATGGAGAGAAAACTCCCATTGGCTACATACAAAATTGTCCCAGCAAGTTCCTCAGTTTTCTTACTACAGCCAAACACACCCCAAACAGGATAGTCATATCATCTTACGAAAAAAAAGATGCCATGTACAAACGCTCACTCAAAGAGTTTAAATCTATTGATCCCAGAAGATATAGGTATTTTAGTGAATGGGAATATTTAGTTACATTAGATGTATGGAATGATACCCAGTTTCTACAGGGATATATTAAATGGCTAAATGGTCAGAATGTTGACCAAACTTTGTGTCTTGAGATAAAACTTGCCTTATTGAATGGAGCATGCTCCATTGGTTCAGAAGAATGTGCCTCGTATCTCCTATTACAGGGTGTTACACCTGACAAGGAGACACCATTTTTTGTAGTGAAGGGTGGGAGTGTAGATCTACTGAGGAAACTACTGACAtatgacatcactcctacagCGAGGGCACGCAAGTCACGCAGGTCACGCAAGTCACGATCATCACATAAAGCAGCACATATCAATGTTCTTCACAAGGCGTGTTTGAGTGAAAGAGAAGAGATGGTGGCCTTGTTGTGTGACAATTATCCAGACTTGGTATATGACACTGGAAAAGATGGAAGTAGCACACTCCATCTTGTGGTATTGACAGGAAACTGTAGTATATTTCAGACTGTGGAGAGAACGGTACTTAAATCCTTGTGTAGAGTTGAAGATGCGCAACATCAGTGTGAATCAGAAGATGGTCGTGTGGTACATCGAAATTGTGCATGTGCTCAGTTCATGTCACAGTTAAGTAATGAGTATGGCATGACAGTATTACATCATAGTTGTAAGCATGGAAAACAAGAGCTTAGTTTAGATTTGTGCAAGGTTTACCCAACACTAACCACAACTTTAGGTTGTAAGCTTGGGGAAACAATTTTACATTCTTGTTGTAAGTATGGACACAGGGAGCTTTTTTTCGAGTTGTGTAAGCTATATCCTGCACTAATCACAGTTGTAGATGTGCATGGGAGAACTGTATTGCATGTAAGTTGTATTAGAGCACACAGGGAGATTTGTTTAGATTTGTGTAGAATATATCCAGCACTAACCACAGTTGTAGATAAGAAAGGGAAGACATTTTTACATTGGAGTTGTTTGTGGGGAGACTTGCAGCTTTGTATAGATTTGTGTAAGTTACATCCAGCATTAGCCTCAGTTGTAGACAATGAGGGGAGGACAGTATTACATGTGTGTTGTGAGTGGGGTTGCACCACAgagaattttataattttatgtaaCTTATACCCAGCACTAATCACAGCTGTAGATTACCACAGGTTAACAATATTACATTGGAGTAGTAAGAGGGGACGCAGGGAGCTTTGTTTACAATTGTGTAAATCTTTCCCAGCACTAACCACCATCGTAGATAGCTACGGATGGACAATATTACATTGGAGTTGTATAAATGGACATACAGAGCTTTGTTTAGAGTTATGTAAACTCTTCCCAGCACTAACCACAATTGTAGACAAAGATGGGAGGACAGTATTATTTGTGAGTTGTATAAAGAGACATGTGAAGTTTTGTTTAGAACTATGTAAGTTATATCCAGAACTAATCACAATTGCAGACAAGTTTGGGAAGAC
The sequence above is drawn from the Pecten maximus chromosome 9, xPecMax1.1, whole genome shotgun sequence genome and encodes:
- the LOC117334560 gene encoding uncharacterized protein LOC117334560, whose product is MAAKYQSTKETVNFARICRVMVDVVPDVFRELLLCRLPASGLTPTLGNQKTQIFSQLNKQQKKILYPPVGMFVGSLKDLDVSLIYILLRNLGNIPPHQNGWGKSPDPADRSLSANIERLRIHRNEAYAHANTAFLSDGDFQTRWVDIRQSVEEIEKVVPMKMTFVTEIDSILTMRIDPLTETLNVLVKKLEDKTNDVKDQQDTTANDVDEIRGEISGLKDQHDTMATNVDNIKGEFDDFKGRQDMLKTGVANVKGEISDVKDRLDTIKKDMERHKERDPKMVSMIETTKNMINNERKSYQFIATKSFCDAREKLLKNRIVIIQGNTGDGKSSIAIELLRSLCSEEEQQKNLCRQPLELYDIKDLDSVAPKSQLVVYLDDIFGKNAVCCADVEEWEKRQKAVLSKFCESEHSESNFLVITIRSGILNSLDSSCLENIFTEQNIIDLNEYKDEKEKLELLRLYEPKDEFVKWTDDEEKEIIRSAPDIGFPQCCRLFRDTPALQEERLNFFRRPFHFMKSALAKLKDGKFYGLLYLFLNGGKLMENDLDPSSENINNKLLEAAFAVDVVRVIPTSELMYNKGRKPEFVKESLESLLGSLVKKEFTEIEGGFDPYYKFNHDSIEETVALLYGEKTPIGYIQNCPSKFLSFLTTAKHTPNRIVISSYEKKDAMYKRSLKEFKSIDPRRYRYFSEWEYLVTLDVWNDTQFLQGYIKWLNGQNVDQTLCLEIKLALLNGACSIGSEECASYLLLQGVTPDKETPFFVVKGGSVDLLRKLLTYDITPTARARKSRRSRKSRSSHKAAHINVLHKACLSEREEMVALLCDNYPDLVYDTGKDGSSTLHLVVLTGNCSIFQTVERTVLKSLCRVEDAQHQCESEDGRVVHRNCACAQFMSQLSNEYGMTVLHHSCKHGKQELSLDLCKVYPTLTTTLGCKLGETILHSCCKYGHRELFFELCKLYPALITVVDVHGRTVLHVSCIRAHREICLDLCRIYPALTTVVDKKGKTFLHWSCLWGDLQLCIDLCKLHPALASVVDNEGRTVLHVCCEWGCTTENFIILCNLYPALITAVDYHRLTILHWSSKRGRRELCLQLCKSFPALTTIVDSYGWTILHWSCINGHTELCLELCKLFPALTTIVDKDGRTVLFVSCIKRHVKFCLELCKLYPELITIADKFGKTILHTSCSTGQMELCLELCRAYPALTSYVDNKGRTILHMCCEKGRRKLCLDLCELYPALTTVVDKEGRTILHICCMQRYKELCLDLCTRYPVLTTMIDKFDCHCLHYIAKGTSDVIWFTKCETHVQQYTESTGQKYDITTILTDDGRSVLDMAKEFKYSRNNPLHDHLVKFFKK